A genomic region of Micromonospora sp. NBRC 110009 contains the following coding sequences:
- a CDS encoding cytidine deaminase encodes MPESPTVPAARPTPSDPAELSPEDGKLVVLARGARGRVGAVEGAAVRDQDGRTYAAASVALPSLTLTALQLAVASAVAAGATRLEAAVVVTEASTLDGAGHAAVRDLSADAPVHVAAPDGTVLGTVVE; translated from the coding sequence ATGCCTGAGTCACCCACCGTGCCGGCCGCCCGGCCCACCCCGTCCGACCCGGCCGAGCTGAGCCCCGAGGACGGCAAGCTGGTCGTCCTGGCCCGGGGCGCGCGTGGCCGGGTCGGCGCCGTGGAGGGCGCGGCGGTGCGGGACCAGGACGGCCGGACGTACGCGGCCGCCAGCGTGGCGCTGCCGTCGCTGACGCTGACCGCGCTCCAGCTCGCGGTCGCCTCGGCGGTGGCCGCCGGCGCCACCCGGCTGGAGGCCGCGGTGGTGGTCACCGAGGCCTCGACGCTGGACGGCGCGGGGCACGCCGCCGTCCGGGACCTCTCCGCCGACGCGCCGGTCCACGTGGCCGCGCCGGACGGCACCGTCCTGGGCACGGTGGTCGAGTGA